The DNA window TAGATCGGGTTCTGTTCGAGCGACGTGTTGCCGTCGCCGAACGCCCACGACCATGCCGTCAGGTTCTCACCCAGCGAGGTGTCGTTGAACTGCACAGCCAGCGGGGCCGTACCGTTCGTGATGTTCGCGCTGAAGTTCGCGACCGGAACCGGGGTCACCGCTGTGGTGACGGTGATATAGTTCGTCTTCGTGGTAGTGTTGTTGCCGCCGGCGTTCGTCGCTGTCAGGTTCACGGTGTAGTTCCCGGCTGTCGCGTAGGTGTGGGCCGGCGACTGTTCGATCGAGGTGTTGCCGTCACCGAAGTTCCACGACCATGAGGTCGGGGTGCCGGTCGACTGGTCGGTGAAACCGACTGCCAGTGGAGCGGTGCCGTTCGTTACATTAGCGGTGAATCCGGCGACCGGAGCCATCGGGGTCTCAGACTCAGTGACCGTGATGTAGTTCATCTTCACCGTTGTGTTGGACCCGCCGGCGTTGGTGGCCGTCAGGTTCACGGTGTAGTTCCCGGCCGTCGCGTAGGTATAGGCCGGGTTCTGCGTTGTCGAGGTGTTCCCGTCACCGAAGTCCCACGACCAGCCCGTTGGAGAACCAGTCGATGCATCGGTGAACTGGACCGAGAGTGGTGCCGTGCCGTTCGTCACATTCGCCGTGAAGTCGGCGACCGGCTGCGACAGAGCGGAGAGAACCGTAACAACAGAGGTGTTACTGATTCCGCCATTCGAGGCGGTGATGTTTGCCGATCCTGGTGTAAGTGCAGTAAAGAGACCGGACTGGGAGATCGTGCCGACGGTCTCGTTGCTGGAGGACCAGGTATAGTTCAGGCCAGGGATATTCAGGCCGTCGCTATCGGTGGCTTTCCCGGCGAACTGTTTTGTCTCGCTGACATTGACCGTCGCCGATGCCGGGATGACGCTGACCGATGCCGTGGCTGAATGTGAGGCCCCAAAGTAGAACTGGGCCTGGTCCATCAGCGGAGCGGAATCGATCTGGTTCGAAACTCCAGTATTGTAAGAGGTATCCCCGATGCCATCCCCGTTAGCATCCGTGCCGGAATAGGTACTCCAGTAATTGCCGAGAATGCCAATATGGGATGATCCCTGATAGGTGTACGGAACCGCCGCGGACGTGACCCATGAGGCAATTGGGATGGTACCAGTGCCCAAAATAGGCGAAACCCCGTTAGGCACAATGAAATTGTTGCGGTCAATCACGTTTCCTGTGCCCATGGTTGACCCCAATTGGATGCAAGAAATCGTGTTGTCTTTAAACGTATTATTTTCAATAACTGCCGAAGTCGCGGGGACAGTTATTGAGATGACTCCTCTATTTAACATCGACGCGGGCGCAGTGTTCACGAAGGTATTGTTCAGCAGGCGGTTACCCGAGCCGGTTCCAAAATAGATCACTATGGGTGCAACATTATTTCTGAAGGCATTATCTTGAAATGTATTATTTGTACCAAGGAGTTGAATAGCTGAATAATATGAAGGGCCATTGAAGGTCAGACCCTCAAAGATACACTGTCGGATGATCATATTCTGGGCGATGGGTGCAGCACCGGTTAATTGAATCCTTCCATTCGTAAACCTCATCTGCTCGATAATCGTTCCAGATCCCCTAATCGTACTTCCGGATCCTCCGAGATTGAGTGTTACGAGATCTGCTCCCTCCCCAGTGAGGGTAATGGCTTTTGTTAGTCCAGTGAAGGAGTAAGTCCCATTATAGACATAGATTGTGTCGCCATCGACAACTGATGCACTATTAATCGCATCCGTCAGCGTCGTGAAGTCGCACCCGCTGGCACCAACAGTTACAGAAGATGCTGTAACCGGAGCCAGCAGCAGGACAGATGCCAGTAATATCATAATCAGAATCAAATCAAATCGTTTGCTTTGTATCATAATTCGTTCACCTGTTGAGGAAGACGGCACACGACCATCCATGACGATTCCAGCCGGCCTGAATCAGCGCTGAGAGAAAGGCAGGCCCAAAGAGGCACCACCTGGTGATCAGAAGGAACCGACCCGTGGTGTGTGTCGACGGGTCGTTCAGACCGGGGGGAATCGAATAATTGTAGTTAAAAAATTATGATAGTTAACTGTTGTGCTTTATCTTCATTGATGATAAGTTAACCACATTGTTTATTTGAGATCACAGGTCCCAGTTTGGGCCATGTACCGACCATTTATCCCAGTAAAGACTGGTCGGCGCGCGCAAAAAAAAGATTAGATGTTGATCTCCCAGCCGCTTGACCCGGTCCCGGAGTTTTGGTTCGTCCAGGAGACACCCTGTCCCTGGTTTGACTGGTTGCACCAGGCATAACCGTTGAAGACGAGCTGGGCCGTTCCGAGGTCCTGAACAGTGTAGTCAACTCTCGTCGCACCACGGTTAACCAGGGACATGTTGTAGGTCTGGTTCACATTGGTGCCGAGGTTCCCCACCTTCAGATCGACGAATGACAGGTTGAAGTTCTTCGAAGTGTCTGACATACTCTGCCCATAATAGATGGGGTAGGCCGAACCTGTTGTACATGGTTTCCAATTCTGGGGGCCGTAGTCCTCGAAGTTGCTCGAAGTGAGGGTTTCGTTCACCCCAATGCCTTGACTGATAATGGATTTGTCAGGGAGAGAGCCATCTGCCGTCGGGGTCCAGGTATACCCACTCGAATTGACCTTGAGGGCAAAGTTGGATCCCGGTGTCCCGTTGAGGGCGGCCATCAGAATGAGGTCGTCGTTATACCCGCGTCCACCGGTGTCAGAGATATAGAACGTGCCGGTGGAGTTGCTGCCGTGGTTCACCTGTCCACTGGGGGCATTCCAGGGATCGTTTGTGATGTGAAGCGCGTTGAGCCCTCCTCCTGTCAATTTGAAATAATAGGAGCCAGGATCAGTTGTATAATCAAATCTCGCTCCATTAGTCATCCATACATCCAATTGATTAAAACTTGACAGTGGATCTGCCGAGACCGGGCAGAGACTGACCAGACCAATTGATAGCAACAGCAGAACCATGGTAAGTCCCGCGGCTCTTTTGAATCTTTCTTCTTTTAATTTCATATAAACACCTTTACTCGGGACATCGACACACCATGTTCGATATACCCAGAATGCATCTTTGCTGAGGAATGATAAATAGTATTCTATTTAATCTTGGGTTAAATTAATCTAATAATGTTAATGTCCCGAAGATCAGACCGGGCGGTGCAGCCCGAATGATGGTAACCAGATCTTTATCACCAGATGGACTCCGTCGACAGAACGATTGCTGAGAACGGAAAGAGCGATCGAAAAAGAATCCAGGGGGCGTTCGAAAGGAATCCCGCCTTCGCGCTCCCCCAGGGATCAACAGGGTTTGGAGGAGGCCGGCCGTCCATCACCACCGCCCGGACGGGATCTGATCTGGAAGAAGCGGCGATCACATCGGTGACGTCGACCCGGCCTCAGTCGCGGTGCTGGGATCCTGGGGATGTCCAACCATGTTCCCGGTGCGAAAGGGAACGAGGCCTCATCGGGAAAGCCGGCATCACGGTAACCGAATTCGACACCCGTCTGTGGAAAGGGGGAGGGGTGCCAGACGACAACGCCGTCGCCTGTGAAGACCGCCCGGCTCGGTGGTCTCCACCTGCGAAAAAGATCCAACCGTCGAGGGTCGTGAGCTCGCTCGCGGACGTCGGACCACCACGGATTCGCCTGCCCTGCTGTCAGTACTCGAAATGCTCTTTCTTTCCGACGGCCAGGACACAGATGACGAGCCGGTTGCGAATGATCCGGAACGTCGCCCGATATTCACCGATCCGAATCCGGTACCGGGGCTTCTCGGGCGGGCAGCCCCTGACCTTCTTCACGTCCTGACGATGAAATGGATTCGCCGCATACCGCTCGAGTGCGATCTCGATCCTGATACGTGCTGCCTGGGGCAGCACTGCAAACGCTCGCTCGGCCTGATGGGTGAAGACCACCTCATAGACCATTATTCCACCAGGGATCGGATCGCCCGATCATCCCCGAGGTCCCTCATGATCTCCCGCAGGCTGCGAACGCGGCCGGCCTCGATATCTCTCTCGCTCACCCGGATCGCTTCGATCTCTTCAGGGGAGAGCGATTCGTCATCGTACGCTGCATCAGCCAGCCGTCCGATGAGCTCATCGTAGGTCTCCCGCGGGTAGAGTTTCAGATCGTCCAGTTTCGCCTTGGTCTCTGATCGGAGCTGGACCGTTGTCGTCGACATGATTGGTTATAGGGCGCTATAGATGGTTATATTTTTTGGCACACCGACCGGGATCTCGACGCCCTGTGATGCGTCCCCCCGGTCCGGACCGGCCGGCTAACCTCGATCGCACCCGGACCGATCCCCGGACGACCGGCTCCGGCCGGAAGGGAACGTGGATCCATTAAAAAATAC is part of the Methanosphaerula palustris E1-9c genome and encodes:
- a CDS encoding type II toxin-antitoxin system RelE family toxin is translated as MVYEVVFTHQAERAFAVLPQAARIRIEIALERYAANPFHRQDVKKVRGCPPEKPRYRIRIGEYRATFRIIRNRLVICVLAVGKKEHFEY
- a CDS encoding DUF7557 family protein, yielding MSTTTVQLRSETKAKLDDLKLYPRETYDELIGRLADAAYDDESLSPEEIEAIRVSERDIEAGRVRSLREIMRDLGDDRAIRSLVE